From Weissella confusa, a single genomic window includes:
- a CDS encoding alpha/beta hydrolase family protein has translation MVTALGNIRGIARPTIVGQTLYATESVADEIGNRYQTNVVVVNETDTTTLVNDATDLQGTTQAIFYQHDGQLYRRSVAGETVQLTHQSDSITSFVPTPDGAGVVFAVQVETQASFNAVSERPTVRYYTKRHYKDDGVGFIDEQRRFEIYQATASGVTRLLGTFSLPVKVADATDTQAVIIVQTNDEDAHEYRSELRTIDFETKTQTTVPTNLAQVYEATIAPDATQILVLGNDNQYPNRRAVSLHYYDGHQVRLAFDDEELLAEPNSDVIVQGQGRHVRWLDSETYIFETGYHGHTRLYQGTVAGKITRLLDEPQLLTDFTIVDRELVIAQQDTRHPSSLITVDLDTHEQTVRYDANPTLSFTAAEKFTFASEDGSDVDGWFLPAHSEEPAPVVLYVHGGPHGAYGDAFFWEFQRFAEAGYNVVFTNPHGSTTYGQAFINAVVNHYGEQDYRDVLAGLDRAIKRYADKIDATRQIIIGGSYGGFMTTWAIGHTDRFQAAVSQRPVTEWLHLTGASDIGYNFVADEMGTTPYTEAGRAELIKRSPITYAGAVKTPLLMMHGEYDLRTPIAQTEMYFTAVKTLTDTPVEMVRFPQSWHGVSRNGLPNLRDARLTVMFEWLNKTLK, from the coding sequence ATGGTAACAGCACTAGGAAACATCAGGGGAATCGCACGTCCAACGATTGTTGGTCAAACGCTATATGCGACGGAAAGTGTCGCGGACGAAATTGGGAATCGTTATCAAACGAATGTGGTGGTTGTGAATGAGACGGATACGACCACGTTGGTGAATGACGCAACCGATTTGCAAGGAACGACACAGGCTATTTTCTATCAGCATGATGGGCAACTATACCGCCGTTCTGTTGCTGGCGAAACGGTGCAATTAACGCATCAAAGTGATTCCATCACGAGTTTTGTGCCAACACCTGATGGGGCGGGTGTTGTGTTTGCTGTTCAAGTTGAAACACAAGCATCGTTTAATGCCGTCAGTGAGCGACCAACGGTGCGATATTATACGAAGCGCCATTATAAAGATGACGGCGTGGGCTTTATTGATGAGCAACGTCGCTTTGAGATTTATCAAGCCACGGCTTCAGGGGTGACGCGTTTATTGGGCACGTTCTCGTTGCCGGTTAAGGTTGCAGATGCGACTGATACGCAGGCGGTCATTATTGTGCAAACGAATGATGAGGACGCTCACGAATATCGTTCAGAATTACGCACGATTGATTTTGAAACTAAGACGCAAACCACAGTGCCCACGAATTTGGCACAGGTTTATGAAGCGACAATTGCACCAGATGCAACGCAAATTTTGGTTCTTGGCAACGATAATCAATATCCTAATCGACGTGCAGTAAGCCTGCATTATTATGATGGTCATCAAGTACGATTGGCTTTTGATGACGAAGAATTGTTGGCAGAACCCAATTCTGATGTCATCGTGCAGGGGCAAGGACGCCATGTGCGTTGGTTGGATTCAGAAACGTACATCTTTGAAACTGGCTACCACGGACACACGCGTCTATATCAAGGAACGGTAGCTGGCAAGATTACGCGACTGCTTGATGAGCCGCAACTGCTAACTGATTTTACGATTGTTGATCGTGAATTGGTGATTGCGCAACAAGATACGCGTCACCCAAGCAGTTTGATTACAGTCGATTTAGACACGCATGAACAAACGGTGCGTTATGATGCTAATCCGACGTTGTCGTTTACGGCAGCTGAAAAATTCACGTTTGCTAGTGAAGACGGTTCGGATGTGGATGGGTGGTTCTTACCAGCGCATTCAGAGGAGCCAGCACCAGTTGTGCTATATGTTCACGGTGGTCCTCATGGCGCTTATGGGGATGCGTTCTTCTGGGAATTCCAACGCTTTGCGGAAGCGGGCTACAACGTTGTCTTTACGAATCCGCATGGTTCAACAACATACGGCCAAGCGTTTATCAATGCAGTAGTAAACCATTATGGTGAACAAGATTATCGGGATGTATTAGCGGGCTTAGATAGGGCTATTAAACGTTATGCGGATAAGATTGATGCGACCCGACAAATCATTATTGGTGGGTCGTATGGTGGCTTTATGACGACTTGGGCCATTGGTCATACTGATCGATTCCAAGCGGCTGTTTCACAACGACCAGTAACAGAGTGGCTACATCTAACAGGTGCCAGTGACATTGGGTATAACTTTGTCGCTGACGAAATGGGGACAACGCCATATACGGAAGCTGGTCGAGCAGAATTGATTAAGCGCTCGCCAATTACGTACGCTGGAGCGGTTAAAACACCACTACTAATGATGCATGGTGAATATGATTTACGGACACCAATTGCGCAAACGGAAATGTATTTCACGGCGGTGAAGACGTTAACGGATACGCCGGTTGAAATGGTACGTTTCCCGCAATCATGGCACGGTGTATCGCGTAATGGGTTACCGAACTTACGCGATGCGCGACTGACTGTCATGTTTGAATGGTTAAATAAGACGCTTAAATAA
- a CDS encoding ATP-binding cassette domain-containing protein yields MSEEYAVEIEGLTKMFGTQTAVDNVSFNIKRGEVFGLLGPNGAGKTTTLRMMTTLLKPTSGTIQIFGHDVKKEPKVVRSLFGLTGQYASVDEDISARENLMIFSRLNGLSRREAKERTEELLNKFSLVASADKAISNFSGGMRRRLDLAVSLISRPALIFLDEPTTGLDPRTRTQMWDTIRELVAEGSTIVLTTQYLEEADELADRIALIDHGKLVSLGTPAELKAQVGGAKLRLEMTDAQQADRAKQIVTDALHEEVKVANNTVTAPLRDTNQVAGILSQLTAAGLTMTNMAVEQPSMDDVFFALTVGKN; encoded by the coding sequence ATGAGTGAAGAGTATGCAGTTGAAATTGAAGGATTGACTAAGATGTTTGGCACGCAAACGGCGGTTGATAACGTGTCATTTAATATCAAGCGTGGTGAGGTGTTCGGTTTGCTTGGACCAAACGGAGCGGGTAAGACGACCACGCTGCGCATGATGACGACGTTGCTAAAGCCAACGTCAGGAACGATTCAAATTTTCGGACACGACGTTAAGAAGGAACCTAAGGTCGTTCGTTCATTGTTTGGATTGACTGGTCAATACGCATCGGTTGATGAGGATATTTCTGCTCGCGAAAACTTGATGATTTTCTCACGCTTGAATGGCTTGTCACGACGCGAAGCCAAGGAACGTACGGAAGAATTATTGAACAAGTTTTCATTGGTTGCATCGGCTGATAAGGCGATTTCGAATTTCTCAGGTGGTATGCGTCGCCGTTTGGATTTGGCAGTTAGCTTGATTTCACGGCCAGCGCTCATTTTCTTGGACGAACCGACAACGGGTCTTGATCCACGAACTCGTACGCAAATGTGGGATACCATTCGCGAGTTGGTCGCAGAAGGCTCAACAATCGTCCTAACGACTCAGTACTTGGAAGAGGCTGATGAATTAGCTGATCGCATCGCGTTGATTGACCACGGAAAGTTGGTCAGTCTCGGCACGCCAGCCGAGTTAAAGGCCCAAGTTGGGGGCGCAAAGCTGCGTTTGGAAATGACAGATGCACAACAAGCCGACCGGGCAAAGCAAATCGTAACTGATGCGTTGCACGAAGAAGTAAAGGTGGCCAATAACACTGTCACAGCGCCACTACGCGATACAAATCAGGTTGCAGGTATCTTGAGCCAACTAACGGCAGCGGGGCTCACAATGACGAATATGGCCGTTGAACAACCATCTATGGATGATGTGTTCTTTGCTTTGACGGTTGGAAAGAATTAA
- a CDS encoding MarR family winged helix-turn-helix transcriptional regulator yields the protein MADLIEKHQLAAKLFEFTSLQHLADEQVERHSPVFRGQNKVLVALSEGDNISQKDLAERLDMSVQSTAEFVAKLVKKDFVTKTKSPTDGRIQLIQLTDKGRHEAEKSLFYIPEYLDYLSPEEWTQLAAMLDKMNDGIRDNLKLDGIQNLGTRIMLSQLDRKTEIDKNDK from the coding sequence ATGGCTGATTTGATCGAAAAACACCAATTAGCAGCAAAACTATTTGAATTTACATCACTTCAGCACTTGGCTGATGAACAAGTTGAACGTCACTCACCCGTTTTCCGTGGGCAAAATAAAGTACTGGTTGCATTAAGTGAAGGCGATAATATTTCTCAAAAGGACCTCGCTGAGCGCTTGGACATGAGTGTGCAATCAACAGCTGAATTCGTCGCTAAGCTAGTTAAAAAGGACTTTGTCACTAAGACAAAGTCCCCAACTGATGGTCGTATTCAATTAATTCAGCTCACTGATAAAGGTCGCCATGAAGCCGAAAAGAGCTTATTTTACATCCCTGAGTATCTCGACTATCTAAGCCCTGAAGAATGGACGCAACTCGCAGCGATGCTAGACAAGATGAACGATGGTATCCGTGATAACTTGAAGCTTGATGGTATTCAAAACCTCGGTACCCGAATCATGCTGAGCCAGTTGGATCGCAAGACTGAAATCGACAAGAATGATAAGTAA
- a CDS encoding ABC transporter permease, giving the protein MMDVQAHKTNIIANTATMAYRNLLKTLHNPDKFLDVIVQPVMFMLMFGYLFGGAIAGNVHAYLPTIVPGILMQALISAASGSGTQISDDMNSGIYDRLKSLPIAHIAPLAGQLFADILRLFIAAIASLTTGFLMGWRPTAGFGWVVVVVLLDVFLGWALSWGFALYGMVAKSSTMVESVSLITMLLLTFLSSAFVPVRTLPHVMQILVNLNPVTYVIKASRVMLNQGVWSNQAWIVLGAGVLVVAIFAPLTVLVYNRKN; this is encoded by the coding sequence ATGATGGATGTACAAGCACACAAGACAAATATTATTGCAAACACGGCCACGATGGCATACCGTAATTTGCTAAAGACGTTACACAACCCAGACAAGTTTTTGGATGTGATTGTGCAACCCGTGATGTTCATGTTGATGTTTGGTTACCTATTTGGTGGGGCGATTGCCGGCAACGTACACGCTTATTTGCCAACGATTGTGCCGGGAATTCTCATGCAAGCGTTGATTTCAGCTGCATCAGGTTCTGGTACCCAAATTAGCGACGACATGAATTCGGGTATTTATGATCGTTTGAAGTCATTGCCAATCGCCCACATCGCACCATTGGCCGGACAACTATTCGCAGATATTTTGCGTTTGTTTATCGCTGCAATCGCGTCATTGACGACTGGCTTCCTAATGGGATGGCGTCCAACTGCTGGATTTGGTTGGGTAGTTGTCGTTGTGTTGCTAGATGTGTTCTTGGGATGGGCATTGAGCTGGGGATTTGCTTTGTACGGTATGGTTGCCAAGAGTTCAACGATGGTCGAAAGTGTCTCATTAATCACGATGCTTTTGCTAACGTTCCTATCAAGCGCATTCGTACCAGTTAGGACGTTGCCACATGTCATGCAAATTTTGGTAAACCTAAACCCAGTAACATATGTCATTAAGGCATCACGTGTCATGCTAAACCAAGGCGTTTGGTCGAACCAAGCCTGGATTGTACTAGGCGCTGGTGTATTGGTAGTTGCAATCTTTGCACCGCTAACTGTGTTGGTTTATAACCGTAAGAATTAA